A stretch of the uncultured Cohaesibacter sp. genome encodes the following:
- a CDS encoding ABC transporter permease: MTMVQNMENTALSSGKQGKLLQVGALFKRRPELISLAILVVICCLVSVLNPAFLQPSSLIDMGRSSVVTGLFALGVFSILAVGGIDVSFTAIAALTMYSATLFVINVWPDAPMWLVISAAVLGGAMLGAVNGWMVHKLSVPSLIVTIGTQYLFRGILLAFIGTVWLMELPPQMIAFGRAPLFEFQSAANTTVALPMYFLIFPAAAILTWFMFNKTLMGRAIFATGGNASIAERLGYDQRVVHVFVFAFTGALAAMAGIIHVCSNRMANPFDLVGSEIEVIAAVVLGGARITGGTGTVFGTVTGVLLITVVNNSLVLVGIPSTWQRVVVGAFILLAAAFFVRRQK, translated from the coding sequence TGGCGCGCTCTTCAAGCGGCGTCCCGAGTTGATCAGTCTTGCTATTCTTGTCGTGATCTGTTGCTTGGTCTCAGTGCTCAATCCTGCCTTCCTGCAGCCGTCCTCCCTGATCGATATGGGGCGGTCAAGTGTGGTTACGGGCCTGTTTGCCCTTGGCGTCTTTTCCATCCTCGCTGTGGGTGGGATCGATGTTTCCTTTACCGCAATCGCTGCGCTGACGATGTATTCTGCCACCTTGTTTGTGATCAATGTCTGGCCGGATGCACCCATGTGGCTGGTCATCAGTGCAGCTGTTCTGGGTGGTGCCATGCTTGGTGCCGTTAATGGCTGGATGGTTCACAAATTGAGCGTTCCATCGCTCATTGTTACCATCGGCACGCAATATCTGTTTCGCGGTATTCTGTTGGCCTTCATCGGGACTGTCTGGCTGATGGAGTTGCCGCCGCAAATGATTGCCTTTGGCAGGGCGCCGCTGTTTGAATTCCAGAGCGCGGCCAACACCACCGTTGCGTTGCCCATGTATTTTCTGATTTTCCCGGCGGCGGCGATCCTGACCTGGTTCATGTTCAACAAGACGCTGATGGGACGCGCCATTTTTGCCACCGGAGGCAATGCCAGCATTGCCGAGCGTCTTGGCTATGACCAGCGTGTGGTTCACGTGTTTGTCTTTGCCTTCACGGGTGCTCTCGCCGCCATGGCCGGTATCATCCATGTCTGTTCCAACCGGATGGCCAATCCGTTTGATCTCGTCGGATCCGAGATCGAAGTGATCGCGGCGGTCGTCTTGGGTGGGGCGCGCATCACCGGTGGCACTGGGACCGTTTTCGGAACCGTGACCGGTGTTCTTCTGATCACTGTCGTGAACAATTCCCTCGTGCTGGTTGGCATTCCGTCGACATGGCAGCGCGTGGTGGTTGGAGCGTTCATCCTGTTGGCCGCAGCCTTCTTTGTTCGGCGCCAGAAATAA